One window of the Paenibacillus beijingensis genome contains the following:
- a CDS encoding NfeD family protein translates to METLFLSCLFVGILYALVSVVLGDWIGMAFDGAFDFLSLDGHHWFQPVTLAGAVTVFGGSGLLLERYTSLSSGSTVIISLLIAAVSALAIFFFYVKPMENSENSSGYSMKELAGKVGEVLVAIPAHGCGEVLVKVGAGNTNHIAESFDGVPIPSGAKIVVIEVKQGALFVSEFKTDLE, encoded by the coding sequence TTGGAAACGCTGTTCTTATCCTGTCTGTTCGTCGGGATTTTGTATGCGCTCGTCAGCGTCGTGCTCGGCGATTGGATCGGAATGGCATTTGACGGAGCATTCGACTTTTTATCTCTCGACGGGCACCATTGGTTCCAGCCGGTAACGCTGGCGGGCGCGGTCACCGTGTTTGGAGGCTCGGGATTGCTTCTGGAACGGTACACCTCTCTTAGTTCCGGTTCCACAGTTATCATTTCGCTGCTTATAGCGGCCGTATCGGCGCTGGCTATCTTTTTCTTTTACGTGAAACCAATGGAAAACAGCGAGAATTCGAGCGGCTATTCCATGAAAGAGCTGGCCGGAAAAGTGGGGGAGGTGCTTGTGGCCATCCCTGCCCATGGGTGCGGCGAAGTGCTCGTTAAAGTCGGGGCGGGTAATACGAATCATATCGCCGAGAGCTTCGACGGCGTTCCGATTCCTTCGGGAGCGAAAATCGTCGTCATCGAGGTGAAACAGGGTGCGCTCTTCGTTTCGGAGTTTAAGACGGACCTGGAGTGA